The genomic segment AATAGGATTAATCTGATAGTGGGCATACTTCTGGGTTTGATCTTTCTAATCATCTGGTTGCATATGGTAGATTGGAACATTCTCATCGAGTATTTCAGGAATTATGATCTCAGTTTGATCCCCCTATTTTCGTTCTTTTATATTCTGGCCTATATTCTGCGAAGCTGGCGCTGGAAAATTATTCTCAAGCCTGTATATAATATGAGTATTTTCTATGCCTTCAAAGTATTTATGTCAGGTATGCTGGTAAACTATCTGATTCCTGTCAGAGCTGGAGAATTGGCAAAATCAATTATCTTAAAAAATAAAGACCAGGTTCCTGTTTCCAAAAGCTTGCCTTCCATTTTTATTGATAAACTCACTGACCTGTTTCCGATTCTGCTGATAATAATTCTGATCCCTTTATTAACTGTGCAAATTAATCGGCTACTAATGATCATCATTATTCTGCTTCTACTTATTTTCATCTTACTTCTGCTGTTTGTATTCTTCACAGTCAAACACCCGCAAAAAGCATTTAATATTCTCATAGGCATAGAACGAATAGCTCCGGCTTCCTGGCGACCCAAACTGCATCAATTCTTCTCTGATTTCATTGCAGGTATGGCTATCATGCAAGGAAGAATATTTGCGTATATGCTTATTTATCTCAT from the Candidatus Stygibacter australis genome contains:
- a CDS encoding lysylphosphatidylglycerol synthase transmembrane domain-containing protein, translating into MKNRINLIVGILLGLIFLIIWLHMVDWNILIEYFRNYDLSLIPLFSFFYILAYILRSWRWKIILKPVYNMSIFYAFKVFMSGMLVNYLIPVRAGELAKSIILKNKDQVPVSKSLPSIFIDKLTDLFPILLIIILIPLLTVQINRLLMIIIILLLLIFILLLLFVFFTVKHPQKAFNILIGIERIAPASWRPKLHQFFSDFIAGMAIMQGRIFAYMLIYLITLAAVFSEALYVYFVFKAFGAETTYFRILFGYTLMNLTYILPTPPAQIGSNQFMWVLIFSIALGIDKNLTSAAVIFSHLITSIWIFLCGIISLLALKLRFNQLVSNRK